In the genome of Christensenella timonensis, one region contains:
- a CDS encoding LytTR family DNA-binding domain-containing protein, whose protein sequence is MKVRVEVQNGIEEDEVVIRCRTENAAVRAVCRFVMEQETPGADIVFLQGGREYYFPLGEVLFFETEGETVYAHTAGELFRVKYRLYELEESLPPYFVRISKSAIVNMRRIHAITRNITASSRIEFRNSCKHVYVSRRYYAVLKERLQERMKYER, encoded by the coding sequence TTGAAGGTACGGGTGGAAGTGCAAAACGGGATAGAAGAAGACGAGGTAGTGATCCGCTGCCGCACAGAAAACGCCGCGGTGCGCGCGGTCTGCAGGTTCGTCATGGAGCAGGAAACGCCGGGCGCGGACATCGTGTTTTTGCAGGGAGGCCGCGAGTATTATTTCCCGCTGGGAGAGGTGCTGTTCTTTGAAACGGAAGGGGAAACGGTGTATGCGCATACCGCCGGAGAGTTGTTCCGCGTGAAGTACCGCCTGTACGAGCTGGAAGAATCGCTGCCCCCGTATTTTGTGCGCATTTCAAAATCGGCGATCGTCAACATGCGCCGTATCCACGCGATCACCCGCAACATCACGGCTTCCAGCCGCATCGAGTTCCGTAACTCCTGCAAACATGTATATGTCTCCCGGCGTTATTATGCGGTCCTCAAGGAGCGTTTACAGGAAAGGATGAAATATGAAAGGTAG
- a CDS encoding S41 family peptidase: MKGFLKGFLCGVLALALVLVCIVAFDGSGAVLSNAALSPVFAKMQQIQRLVDDKFYFEQDEGQIAEGAYAGMLAGLGDRFSYYLDPYAYQQFMRSLQGNYTGIGASVTQDGETLETSVTGVDEGGPADEAGMEEGDIIVAVDGVDVTQMPLEEIIYDHIMGDVDTQLTVTVERGGARVDLPMTRKTIIEQTVKHRMLDEETGYLQVTSFEDESVQQFQDALGDLQSRGMRRIVYDLRGNGGGSLSAVVSMLDYLLPDGLLVYTEDGDGNRLSTYEGSDGHELNLPAVILVDEGTASASEVFSSAMRDYGRAKLVGTQTYGKGIVQQIYPLGDGSAIKLTSSAYFTKSGTPIQGIGLTPDVVAEMADGEPKDPAQELDAAHDAQLAAGLRALGHRQE; encoded by the coding sequence ATGAAGGGTTTCCTGAAAGGCTTTTTGTGCGGCGTGCTCGCGCTTGCGCTCGTCCTTGTGTGTATCGTCGCCTTTGACGGTTCGGGCGCGGTCTTGAGCAACGCCGCCCTTTCCCCAGTGTTTGCCAAAATGCAGCAGATACAGAGGCTGGTCGACGATAAATTTTATTTTGAACAGGACGAAGGGCAAATCGCGGAGGGCGCGTATGCCGGTATGCTCGCCGGGCTCGGCGACCGTTTTTCCTATTACCTCGATCCGTACGCATACCAGCAGTTCATGCGCTCGCTGCAGGGAAACTATACGGGTATCGGCGCGAGCGTAACACAGGACGGTGAAACGCTTGAAACTTCCGTCACCGGCGTCGACGAAGGCGGCCCGGCCGATGAAGCAGGCATGGAGGAAGGGGATATCATCGTCGCCGTAGACGGCGTAGACGTGACGCAGATGCCCCTGGAGGAGATCATCTACGACCACATCATGGGCGATGTGGATACGCAGCTCACCGTCACGGTGGAGCGCGGCGGCGCGCGGGTCGACCTGCCCATGACGCGCAAGACCATCATCGAGCAAACGGTCAAGCACCGCATGCTGGACGAAGAAACGGGATATTTGCAGGTCACCTCCTTCGAGGACGAGAGCGTGCAGCAGTTTCAGGACGCGCTCGGCGACCTGCAAAGCCGGGGTATGCGGCGTATCGTCTATGACCTGCGCGGCAACGGCGGCGGTTCGCTTTCCGCGGTCGTAAGCATGCTCGATTATCTGCTGCCCGACGGGCTGCTGGTATACACCGAGGATGGGGACGGCAACCGCCTCTCAACCTACGAGGGCAGCGACGGGCACGAGCTAAACCTCCCCGCCGTCATTTTGGTGGACGAAGGCACGGCCAGCGCTTCCGAGGTCTTTTCCAGCGCCATGCGCGATTATGGGCGCGCCAAGCTCGTAGGCACGCAGACATACGGCAAGGGCATCGTGCAGCAAATCTATCCCCTGGGCGACGGCAGCGCCATAAAGCTCACCTCCTCCGCGTATTTCACCAAGAGCGGCACGCCCATACAGGGGATCGGGCTTACGCCGGACGTCGTGGCGGAAATGGCGGACGGGGAACCAAAAGACCCCGCGCAGGAGCTTGACGCGGCGCACGACGCACAGCTTGCCGCCGGGCTGCGCGCCCTCGGCCACCGGCAGGAATGA
- a CDS encoding putative bifunctional diguanylate cyclase/phosphodiesterase, giving the protein MVWNITAECFSVVILCILWVYSRQGNFLPTLKNKLFQVCFLVTFIAISSNIASTLMLYHYQDVPMFLSWLVTTVYFVTTPLMGVVYFWYAFSIVFEGHPRFWRLLLLSSVPAAAYLALILLNPLTHWIFDISPTDGYVRGKALAVTYVIFYLYCFSCLVISLLWGKHLERSIRNILASFPIVAGVAIVVQQLFPEYILSGSAATCALLIIYLYLQNKQISLDHLTGLPNRQSFLKMLELRMERHQSEPFTVLVLSLKNFKTVNDNFGQHNGNLVLRAVAEYLRTAARRSLVYRYSGDEFAILPGRPAERDTDDLIGAVSHRMTLPWEAGTCSTLLSCGLAVVQYPSSAVNVEGLVDGIESTVAEAKKNAHQSCCYCTQEMLDQLRRRSRIIDILKQRLAADSFEVYYQPILSLDSMKFNKAEALLRLNDTPIGPIYPSEFIPIAEDTGLITGITYQVLAKVCAFLRRQLDEGKEVDTISVNFSSKQFLQEDIAQRVFDIIEASGAPFSHLKIEITESTLMENFEAVSSFLGEIHSRGVRFALDDFGVGYSNISTVLGFPISTVKLDKSLVWSSVNNRKSEAVVRHMIAAFKEVGIDILAEGVENEQQRDFIMECGCDMIQGFLYAKPMPPGDAAAFLGNSPEDAPHIEENLYEKIF; this is encoded by the coding sequence ATGGTCTGGAACATCACCGCGGAATGTTTTTCTGTCGTCATATTATGTATCCTGTGGGTCTATTCCCGCCAGGGCAACTTTTTGCCGACGCTCAAAAACAAGCTCTTCCAGGTATGCTTCCTCGTCACCTTCATCGCCATCTCCTCCAACATCGCTTCCACGCTGATGCTGTACCACTACCAGGACGTGCCGATGTTTTTGAGCTGGCTCGTGACGACGGTCTATTTCGTGACGACGCCGCTGATGGGCGTGGTGTATTTCTGGTATGCGTTCTCCATCGTGTTCGAGGGGCACCCGCGCTTTTGGCGCCTGCTGCTTTTGTCGTCTGTCCCGGCGGCGGCTTACCTGGCGCTGATACTGTTAAACCCGCTTACACACTGGATTTTCGATATCAGCCCCACGGACGGTTATGTGCGCGGCAAGGCGCTGGCCGTGACCTACGTCATCTTCTATCTCTACTGCTTTTCGTGCCTGGTCATCTCGCTTTTGTGGGGCAAGCACCTGGAACGCTCCATCCGCAACATACTGGCCTCTTTCCCCATCGTTGCGGGGGTCGCGATCGTCGTGCAGCAGCTATTCCCGGAATATATCCTGTCCGGCTCCGCCGCGACCTGCGCCCTTTTGATCATTTACCTGTATTTGCAGAACAAGCAGATCTCCCTTGACCACCTGACGGGGCTGCCCAACCGGCAAAGCTTCCTGAAAATGCTGGAGCTGCGCATGGAGCGCCACCAGAGCGAGCCGTTTACCGTGCTTGTCCTGTCACTGAAAAATTTCAAGACCGTCAACGACAATTTCGGGCAGCACAACGGCAACCTGGTGCTGCGCGCCGTCGCGGAATACCTGCGCACGGCCGCCCGCCGCAGCCTTGTTTACCGCTACAGCGGCGACGAATTCGCCATCCTGCCCGGCCGGCCGGCCGAGCGGGACACAGACGACCTGATCGGCGCGGTGAGCCACCGCATGACGCTCCCATGGGAGGCGGGCACATGCAGCACGCTTTTGTCGTGCGGGCTTGCCGTCGTCCAATACCCCAGCAGCGCGGTCAATGTGGAAGGCCTCGTCGACGGCATCGAATCCACCGTGGCGGAGGCGAAAAAAAACGCGCACCAGAGCTGCTGTTATTGTACGCAGGAAATGCTCGACCAGCTAAGGCGCCGCAGCCGCATCATCGATATTTTAAAGCAGCGTCTCGCGGCGGACAGCTTCGAGGTCTATTACCAGCCCATCCTTTCGCTCGACAGCATGAAGTTCAACAAGGCGGAGGCCTTGCTGCGCCTGAACGATACGCCCATTGGCCCCATCTACCCGTCCGAGTTCATCCCCATTGCGGAAGACACGGGGCTCATCACCGGCATCACCTACCAGGTGCTCGCCAAGGTGTGCGCCTTTTTGAGGCGGCAGCTCGATGAAGGCAAGGAAGTGGACACCATCAGCGTCAACTTCTCCTCCAAGCAGTTTTTGCAGGAGGATATTGCGCAGCGCGTGTTCGACATCATCGAAGCGAGCGGCGCGCCCTTTTCGCACCTCAAAATCGAGATCACGGAAAGCACGCTCATGGAAAACTTTGAGGCGGTAAGCAGCTTCCTAGGCGAAATACACAGCCGCGGCGTGCGCTTTGCGCTCGACGATTTCGGCGTGGGTTATTCCAATATCTCCACTGTGCTCGGCTTCCCCATCAGTACGGTCAAGCTGGACAAAAGCCTCGTTTGGTCTTCCGTCAACAACCGCAAATCCGAGGCCGTCGTGCGGCACATGATCGCCGCTTTCAAAGAGGTGGGCATCGATATCCTGGCGGAAGGCGTGGAAAACGAACAACAGCGCGACTTTATTATGGAATGCGGCTGCGACATGATACAGGGCTTTTTGTATGCAAAGCCTATGCCGCCGGGCGACGCGGCGGCTTTTTTGGGGAATTCGCCGGAGGACGCGCCCCATATCGAGGAGAACCTTTATGAAAAAATCTTCTAA